TCGGTCACGTCCATGATGCGGATGTCTTCCCCGATGGGGGCCTGATGGCGGTAGTACCGCTCGAACTCGAAGCGTAGATAGTCGGAGAGAGGCCGAGTCAGGATATGCACTCTCCCGACACTTCCCCCGGATTCCTTACGGTTCCAAATCATGGCCGTCCATGAATCCTCGTACGGTCCCGGGAACCGTTCGCCTGCCAGGAAGCGCGAGAACTCTTCGGCCTCTTGCTGTACGCGGTAAGCGGGCAGGGTTTCCAGTCGCCACGCCTCGCTCTGGAAGTCCCGGAACTTGGCTTGCCAGGCTTCACCAGCCAAGAGCATTGAATGCCTCCCTCAGCACGCTTTCCGGGATCTCAACCAGCCCTTCACCCGTGGGCGGCTGGAAGGCGTCGGACACGTCGCCCTGCACGACGAACGTTCCCTTTCCGGTGCGGTACACGTTCGGGCAGTCCCCCTGTCCGCACTCCCCGTTCCCGTTGCCGGTAAGGCGGGTCAGTTCCTCGCGCGCCATGCCGAACCCCTTTGCGTCTGGCCCCTGTTGGGGCCCTTGAACGAGACGGTACGAGGGTTGTACGTGGTCGTCTATGCGGCACCGCCAATATTTGCGTTGTCGGGTACGCCGAGGTACCGCTAGCCCACCAGGCCCGTGCGGTGGGCGTCGAGGTCATGGGTAACGGTGGAGCCCCAGCGAGTACCGGGGGCTCCGTGAGGGGGTCAGGGGGCCGTTGAGACGAGCCAGGCCCCCGCTCGGGGTGCTGGCACGACTCGCCGAGTACGCGGACGTGCCCGAGGGGCGGGCGGTGCTAGGCGGCGTCGCGTGACGGGCCCCTAGGTTCCCCGAGGATGGAGGCCAGGGGCTGTGACCTGGTCTCACGCGTCCAAGACGGTGGTGTGGTGCTGGACCACTGGGGGCTCAACGCTCCACGGGAAATTAATCCAGATCGAGTCATCGGTGCGCTTCCACACGTACTCGCACTTCACCAGGGAGTGGGACTTCTCATAGATCACGGCGGACCGCACCTCGGCGACATGGTCGAGGCAGAAGTCGTGCACGAGCTTCAGCGTCTTGCCGGTGTCGGCGACGTCGTCGGCGATCAGGACCTTCTTGTCGGTGAAGTCGATCGCGTTGGGGACGGGAGCGAGCATGACGGGCATGTCGAGGGTGGTCCCCACACCGGTATAGAACTCGATATTCACGAGGTGGAGGTTCTTGCAGTCGAGCGCGTAGGCGAGCCCCCCGGCGACGAACACGCCACCGCGGGCGATGCTGAGCACGATGTCCGGCTCGTACCCGTCGTCGGCGATGGTCTGCGCGAGCTCACGAACGGCGACACCGAACCGCTCGTAGGTCAGGTTTTCCCGCACGCCCGCTGCCGCTGTGTCACTCATGCCGCTGCTCACACCTGGGTCCGATGGAAGTTCTGGAAGGACCGGGAGGCGGTGGGCCCGCGCTGCCCCTGGTACCGGGACCCGTACCGCTCGCTCCCGTACGGGAACTCGGCGGGCGAGCTGAGCCGGAACATGCACAGCTGCCCGATCTTCATGCCGGGCCAGAGTTTGATCGGGAGCGTGGCGAGGTTGGACAGCTCAAGGGTGACGTGCCCGCTGAAGCCCGGGTCGATGAACCCGGCGGTGGAGTGGGTGACCAGCCCGAGCCGCCCGAGCGAGGACTTGCCCTCAAGCCGGGAGGCGAGATCATCGGGCAGCGTGATGACCTCGTACGTAGAGGCCAGCACGAACTCCCCGGGGTGCAGGATGAACGGCTCGTCGCCCTCGGGCTCCACGAGCCGGGTCAGGTCCGCCTGCTCGATGGAGGGGTCGATGTGCGGGTACCGGTGGTTCTCGAACACCCGGAAGTAACGGTCCAGCCGCACGTCGATGCTGGACGGCTGCACCATGGTCTGGTCATAGGGATCGATCCGTACCCGCCCGGCGTCGATCTCGGCCCGGATGTCCTTGTCTGAGAGAAGCACGCCCCGAGGATACGCAAGGCGCGCGGAACGGCCACAATCGCGACCACCCGCGCGCCCGGCACTGCACCTGCTGGTACTGCTACTGCGGCACCTGCTCCCGCTACCCCTTACCGCTATCCCTTACGGCTACCGCTTCTCCAACGCCACCGGCACCACACTGCGGAGCCGGGCACACCGGGGACACCGAAGGAGCCGGCCTGGGCCGAGTCGCTCGGCCTGCTGCATCGGGAACGAAGCGGTGCTGAACACGTGCCCATCGGCACAACGGACGACGGTGCGCTCCATCAAGTCCTAGAGTCCCTTCCCCAAGAGCCGCGTCGGCTGCTACCTGCCTGACGACGAGAGGCCACATTACGGGATCAAAGGGACGGCCCTCCAGGCGGCACTCCGCCCCCGCCCGGACCCTCTCCGACCCCTCCACCGTACGCCCCAACTCCGGTACCCCGCAGCCACATCCCGCCC
Above is a window of Streptomyces sp. DT2A-34 DNA encoding:
- a CDS encoding DUF6879 family protein, translating into MLLAGEAWQAKFRDFQSEAWRLETLPAYRVQQEAEEFSRFLAGERFPGPYEDSWTAMIWNRKESGGSVGRVHILTRPLSDYLRFEFERYYRHQAPIGEDIRIMDVTDRDNPLAGVQDFWMFGKTEVVLMNYEADGTQINRELYEGDVKPFLEYQRIALAESVPFEEYVKGIDL
- the dcd gene encoding dCTP deaminase, which encodes MLLSDKDIRAEIDAGRVRIDPYDQTMVQPSSIDVRLDRYFRVFENHRYPHIDPSIEQADLTRLVEPEGDEPFILHPGEFVLASTYEVITLPDDLASRLEGKSSLGRLGLVTHSTAGFIDPGFSGHVTLELSNLATLPIKLWPGMKIGQLCMFRLSSPAEFPYGSERYGSRYQGQRGPTASRSFQNFHRTQV
- a CDS encoding phosphoribosyltransferase; the protein is MSDTAAAGVRENLTYERFGVAVRELAQTIADDGYEPDIVLSIARGGVFVAGGLAYALDCKNLHLVNIEFYTGVGTTLDMPVMLAPVPNAIDFTDKKVLIADDVADTGKTLKLVHDFCLDHVAEVRSAVIYEKSHSLVKCEYVWKRTDDSIWINFPWSVEPPVVQHHTTVLDA